One Glycine max cultivar Williams 82 chromosome 1, Glycine_max_v4.0, whole genome shotgun sequence genomic window, aaatagaggtcatgtgtgtgcatttttcaactttgatcatttgataattacactttaaagttcagacctcttttaAGGCACAAATTTCGTGCTcgctctctccttctccctccattcttcttctcctacctccaagctcttatccatggcttcctatgatggtgagcttcttcttgactcatcttctccttgaagtggcgtgtcctctcaactcttcttcttttctattccgctgccattaaaattcaagaagcaaaggactccattgatgaagaagattcaagggatacaagctccaatggagctacatcaatggttttctttgtggggcattaagaggcaatgtgacctctcccaagacattcgaagtatttaatgttgctagtcctttcttgggaactagtcttaggggtgtatttctctatggtcttacccttatcttccttgggttttgaaggttcagcccccaaaattccatgggcttggtccttccttggataagactgagagccataagattttgaagaaggctttcttttaagttgttgctccactcttatacaaagttggactagctgatctaggtccctatatggaaggagttcaaccttgtccctcacttccatattaagctcactaaggaacctagctatgcttgttctttcctcctccctatgtccagctcttaaaaggaatagttccatttgttgtctatattcttcaacacccATACTCCCTTGTCTCAACCTTTGTAGCTTGTCCAtgagctccctttcatagtaggagggaatgtgcctcttcctaaggacattcttaagatcattccaatactctactggaggatccccatgaatctttcgttccctaacaagggaagtccaccaatagagggcatacccttgaaagctaagggtagccaatggaacttttctctcttcgctaatatgatggcaagcaaagagttgttcaaccttcatttaccgatctaagtaggcctcaacattatcttttctatggaaatatgggaggctaatgttaatcTCTTGGGGCCTTCTATCATTTTCTcctctttgggagtgatgtttagtatgtgaactatgacgccctctataatagtcgctaagttcttcacttaaactcttgcaagagtcatgactactataggagacatgtttttctcttttcatttttttcattatttttcttctttcttcctcccttattttctctctttcatcttgacttatttcttccactctttttttacctttttcttttctctcttgtttttctttccacaacttaagggatctcaactcatctaatatcttatacaagggatccttaggagtagaaccctcaccattaacattagatgaagaatgaagactcatgttggttcctaagttatggttctttcttgttgggggtttgaaaacaaaaggtaaaaaaaactatggttgaaactagcaaaaataaacactaaaagaggtgtgaaagataaggtcaaaactaattggtaaaaggtaagctatctaggtggtttgacaatggaaggtaaaggaaataagctatgaaagtaagcaagaaatgtaaactaggtgaatccaaagagtgtttggatgaataCATtgaaggttcccaacaaaacactcacaatcctaatgggaaaatttcctaaaattattacacacaaatggaagtagggtgacctattggaggctcccaacttacttccaatgatgaaaggcctttttgttacaaaatttgaaagcaatgaaagtaattaaattgtcaattacaaaattacaacaaggtcctcaattttggtggctgttctctctttggtgattcactcaatttggagtgcttcttagtccaatagctcttaagatggttttccccttgcttcttgactcaaattcttcaagggatggcaccaatcctcctttccaattccctatatggcaactcacaaacaagtaAACAAAGAGActagcaataaccaaagacccaaaaaatgaaatgaaatttaaaccaatagaattttaacaagacaaattttcagggatttttcaacaattaaagcaatgaaaagcacataaaagcaagctaggactcaacgagaaacttagaatggctctagagtagagtaaaaaaacttaaataaaaagactcaagaaacctatagTTTTGGAACAttttcttcacactaattttcaatttaaatttcaaaactacgattggtataaaataggcaccaattgtagaacaaattttgagccaaaacaacaaacacacttccctttcacttttttttcctagacactgatttttctgccaaattgttggatttttgttattttttccttttatccaaatcgcttgtttctttttttataattttggtccagatttctagaaaattcagtaaaaatttcatctcaaaacacgtagttaccaattcccaataatttatacaagttcgtatgttcaagctgccagcaccagcgatttcaacctagaaatcaagagtagtgtttatgttgcttaaggcttggatagttacaatttgtgtttgcttattctcaattatcttgaataacacaattcaagagagcttaagacttattttgattcaaaaatccagccacaactcagcaccacaacttaacttcatcataggcatcatgtaggaaacttagaaaacaaaaaaaaaaagagttcaacaacaagactacttctaggaattgatttaaaacatgttatgaactaaataacatgcatgaattagattcaaaattcaaaagataggctaagaatgacaagaatacatgaaaaaatgtatctagaattcaatcaacaaaataaaaattcaacacaaacttagaacataatgtgacaattactatgactaaacatgactctagacaacatggattaagtgatttacacttagatttttgtgttttttttttctaatcaatattttggaagaaaatttagatctaaggttcagaacaataatattatgaaagaaaaatgatagaacctaaaatcaacacaaaaacatgattcaagagtagatctacaaaatttgaaccatagaaatgcaagaacaagtgtagatctaagaattaatcggtttattttttttaatctactttaaacagcaccaaaccacaagacaatggaggatatacatggataaTACGATGAAGAGCAAGGAATTAAAGAggattcaccgaacaaaaagatagaggaagcaaaagaacatcacctagatgaagatgctcttgataccacatgatgtagctccattggagcttgtaggccttggatcttcttcatcaatggagtcctttgcttcttgaattttaatggcagcggaatggagaagaagaagagttgagaggagatgccacttcaagtagaagatgagtctagaagaagctcactaccataggaagtcatggataagagtttgaaggtagaagaagatgaatgaagggagaggaagagaagagcacgaaatttagtgtctctaaagaagtctgaactttgaagtttaattctcaaatgatcaaatttgaaaaaaatgcacacacatgacctctatttatagcctaagtgtcacacaaaattggaggaaaatttgaatttcaattcaaatttcacttgaatttgtggagccaaaatttcactaattatgattagtgaatttcagttatggttcaacccactaatccaagatcaattccgagattctccactaagtgtgcttaggtgtcatgcgACATGTAAAGTATGAAGGACATACACAAAGTATGACtgtatgatgtggcaatggggtgtagtaagcaaatgctcacctccccctttaaaatttaattggattgggcttctaccaattcaattaaatttatttcccaacagaCAATttaatattcacttagtgcatgtgaaattacaaaattacccctaatacaaaaactagtataggtgccctaaaatacaagggctgaaaaatcctatatttctagggtatcctacctacattatggagccctaaatacaaggaccaaatataatgacatcctaatttaatatgtacaaagataattggacccaaccttggcatatgggcttagaaatctaccttgaggttcatgagaaccctagggccttcttcagcagttCTAGTCCAATCCTCTTGgggcctcttgctcatggctctagtgactggttcCTTCCTAgcgaggattgcatcattaacaaacttatgttaacatcgattttacaaaatatcgatgttaacaaactcgtgttaacatcggttttatgaaaaattgatgttaacaaacttgtgttatttacgAGATTGCCactgtgttttttttaacattgataAAAAGCCATTATTTGTAGTAGTGATAAAAGGATATTTAATGTAAATAATGGTGATAAGTCACATGATTgatatgtgaatgtatgaatacatgattttgatgatgccaaagtaaacaaggttgcttcaagattaatacaaggttgcttcaacaaacaaatcctTACTTCAAGATTAACTAAAGATCAAGCCTTACCTCAAAACAAAGTATTTCTAAGACATCCAATGCTCTGGTAatgttaaaaagggttttgaatttgaattttgaacctgtaatcaattaccagatgtttgtaatcgattaccagcaacgatactcttgaaattcaaattcaaaagtcatgacccttcaaaatataattgtataatcgattactagaaacctgtaatcgattactagtgaaaaattttagaaaaaactttttgaaatgacacatctcttcaaaccattttgaaaaggcacgaaggacctatatatatgtgtgtctgatttcaaaaagcaagagagagatattccaagagaacttcattgtcaaatgctctctcaacaactcttcggcaaacacttgcaaatctattgagagttcatccaggaacttcaaattgtattatccactctaaaggagagtaatctttctgttcttctcagaaagtcaattgtaattAAGAGACtgattgtctcttgaattgtgagtttcctgaacacaagggaaagtgattccttgggtgttcagaagttgaaaaaggatttttacaaagataatggagaatctcaagtgggttgcttaaggactggacgtaggcacgtacgggaagtggtcgaaccagtataaatcgagtttacatctctctcttcctttatctcatttatgttattgcaatcaattttgtcttgcatgtttaaagaatattattaaattgattattgtttcttcttctacattctgagcctatcatctAGAAGGGGGTGAAAAGTTTATTAGTAGGAATTTAGAAACTTAATTCATCGGCTCTCAAGTTATTGGGGTCACTTGTTCAACATGATAATATCACTAGGTAAACACTATAAATAGATATTCTGTAATCAAAATATTGTAATACAACTCAATACTATGAGACTAAAaagatctctctctctctctgaactCTCTAAATTTCCTCTCTCTGATCGTGTCCTTTTCTCTCAACCTACTTTATGTTGCATGAGTCAAATCACACATCGTGTCCTACACCATAACAATTATATATGCAAGTGAGATGATAATGAATTGAGGTAAATACTATAGTGATatgattttttacatatattgaACAGAGTTTATTCCAAactaaaacattttataaatataaaccaTTTAAAATCAATGCTAAATGATTTTCCACCTTTTAACTTTATACAGATTTTTAGATGAATCAAACTCATAATCTAAGTACAATTTCATATACTCACTTGTttactttatataaaaatgttaaccatttaattgttcaattataattaagtatatataaatatatattatattttttagtcaaaTATTATTAAAGCTACATTAGATTACTTATCTTTTGATTTGGTTGATTGTTGTTTTAGCCTCTATACATGGTTTGCATTATAAATCGGTTAACTAGAGACATATACAAGAATTCAGTATATTGGAAGGgagtaaaatgaaatgaaataattaattaataagttaataagtaaaaattaaaaatcaatattttataaaaagaattgtTTATTATTTCCATATCacgaaatttattttttgattgctAAGGAAGTCTACCATATGTTAGAGAGTGAAGAAGATACGTTAAAGTAAAGATAAACGGCCATAATGAGTTTGGTTAAACAATCCCCAAAAGGACTTCGGGCAACTTTGAGATGTAACATATGAGCAAAAACATTGAGTTAAGCATTCATATCATTgtattcatttgttttttttttttttttatcaacaagtAAAATGTTACttgttagtttattaatttttctagaTAGATTCAAactcataatttttctttctttttcttttctcctttgAAGTTAACCTTATAAACCCTGCCGTACATGGATGGTATGTTGCTAACAAAAAAACATTTCCTTTAGGCTCTATCCCATTAGCTCACTAACAATGGGAGTTTTAGTAAAAACAAAATGCAAGAATTACccattaaataaatgattaatatttgaAGATTAAGATTTTACAAGACTTAAAACATTGTTAAATGTACCTTcgaaataattaatcaaatatacgttactatatatatatatatataagtaatttcTATAATTAACTTCTATCTTATAAATCAATGTTTTCGTTGTGAACGTAAGACCGTCTCTTATTAACTGTATTTGTCATATGATACAAGATTTCACAGttatatatcatttatttatatgtattttaaaaattttactaTATTAATAGTCTCTTCCAtactaaaatttctttttttttcctcctcaaatcttatttttagcttctttaaattttaatatcaaaatttttcatttccttttaaaaaattaactatttagattctaaaattattcttttcaatttgaacTTTACTTTTTTCACCTAATAAGTCTAagctacttttatttatttatttaaaaatttgaagttttctttttataaatttcatatatgtattgttcaaaatttattcaaattaaagtaTATCCACACCCTTCAATTCATGTTATACCTGCTACTTGCTAGTCTTTCAAATTAGtagctctttttctttttcttttttttttttgacaaaaggaAACTTGGATACTTTCGTTCAAGATAGGAGAAGTGGAAATACATGCGGGTACTTAGATACTTTCAAATGAGTAGCTAATTAAGTATGAAatgttattctataattggttaaTAGTTGATTAACTTAGAGACGTGAGATGATGACGCGTTAAATAGtgagtaaaatatatattattgtgtAAAATGACATCCCGGAAAGTTTTAAACGTTTGCATCCTGTAATTAACTGATTATTAATAGTCTTGCTGCTTTGGTTAGCATTGGTTGCTATCGAAAGTCGAAACGGTGATTTGCGTGCATCACAGAGTGCGTGGAAATGAAATGGTGATGCTTGCAATCCTTGATGGCTAACTTACCAATTTTATATGGCAAGTTCCAAAATCCACAAATCGGACAAAAGCGGTtgaaaaggaaaggaagaaatagataaaagataagtaagAAATGATAATCAAACAACTTCGGCAATGGGTCATAACTGTCTTTTCCACCCCACTTTCTCTCTCTGTATGGCTGCCTGCCCTAACTGAAAATGACTGCGAGCTGTGGTCTACCTGTTGTGAATATATcgctattttatttaattttagttaaatgtcaacattttttttacattttttcttttttttttggtatttcttTCTATAACAACGTTAATCTCACCTCTCTCTCCTAtctcttctttctttgtttagtataaattttatactttgaatcatttaaaaattatcaaatttaaaattttgaaccaCGTACCTTTAAaatgtacatatatatatattctgtttattgatattttcttttaaaaaattatatttaaaatactgTCTAACATTAAATATGGGCTATGCTGCACTAAATAAATTTagctcaattaattaaattatatacataAGTTATTATAATCTCATCTGGTTACTTGcgtttaattgttataaaaaaaatataaactactCTTTCTAGAAGACTAATTCTCTCTATTAgagttaataactttttttatttaacaatttaggTTCAATTGACATTAAACTTGATCCTTTAAGTAAGATATTAGGTTTGAAACTTATGAtagaaaaaatgtgtttgaaagaacaaaatttattaaaagtgactattcaaaaaaatttgtgaaaattaaCAATCATCAAAACTAGTTAATACTTCACACCAATCCtgatggttttaaaaaaattcttttatttaaattaaatttttaaaaaatatatccaatagagtttctttaattttctataaataaaaaataaactatgcATCAGTTCCATACACCAACTCAACATGAGCAGTTCCGCACTTCTAATCTTCCTCTATATAAAGTGTAAACTCTCTCTATCTCtatttctctctcctctcttctcttgtgtttcttctctcttctcggAGTGATtatattctctctcttttttgggTTCTTGTTTACTCTTTGGCTTTCTgggtctctctctttctctctcccacCCTCCAAATTCGcctatttttcctcttctttttttcattcatccCTGTGACACCAAAACCAATGGTGGATCTTCAAACCGTTTGCTGCATGTGCGGCGACGTTGGTTTCCCAGACAAGCTTTTTCGCTGCAACAAATGCCGCAATCGCTTCCAGCACTCGTATGATGCTCCCTTTCTTCTACTCCTTCTCAAATTATCAGTACCATTCCCTTTATTATTATCTCTATTGTTTTCATAACCATCATTCAAAAATCATAAAAGTCCAAGCTTTATTTATCATAACATAATCATCTAATTTAGTTTTCACAAGAACTCTATTGTTTTTTATAACCATGATGCAAAAATCATGATCATGGCCATATTTATGCTACCTTTTATGTTCATATACGTGTAGCTTCATAAaacatgtatgatttttttatttgaattttgtactTTTCAATGTTGGTGTTACTTTAGGAGTGAATTAAACTTAAAgttcaatttatctttttttcaggTATTGTAGCAACTACTACGGAGAATTACCGGATATAGAACTGTGCGATTGGTGCCATAGCGAGGAGAAGAACTTGAGACATATTGGCTCCAATTCGAAGAAACCGGTGTCGGCCGGAAACGAGGCCGGAGCCACCCACCGTTCGGAGTATTCCGGCGAGAAAATGATCAAGCAGCATGATCATCATCGTGAAGAGAGTGGTTCTGAGAAGGGTAAGAGTCCCACACCATCGCCACGACCCGGCACACGCAGGTACAAGCTTCTCAAGGATGTAATGTGTTAAAAGAGAGGgaaaaaggaagaaacaaaGGTAGCATCTCAACCAAaccaaggagaagaagaaaaaaacacaaaaaaagaagacaatatTATAGGTGACTTTTGTGTCTTAAATTTTGTGTCATGTTAATAGCGTGTAGTAAGCAAGTGTTTcttgagggcgagccctggtgcagcgataaagttgtgccttggtgacttgttggtcatgtgTTCGAATCTGAAAACAGCCTCTGGgtaatggggtacgaagtttttttttttttttttttatgatcctTCTTCCGTCTTGAGTGGTTTTCAGCAAGTTGTGAATAAAACTATGCAACTTTATTAGTATCTATTATAGTCCCGAAATCTATGGCATAATTATTAAGTTTAAGGTTTTTCTCCCCACTTCTTTTTGTATTTGTCTATTTATACTTATGTTTTCAACTGTACATATTATGTAATTAAGTATAACATATATATTCACAAATAGGATTGGCGAAGTAATCTAGCTATTTTTTCAAACGTTTTTTTGAAGACTACTCAGGATAATGCATGGTACACATAAAGTAGGTTTCCTGCATGAGATTGGTTGGTTAAATGAAGtgagtgaaaaataatattttattggaaTCCAGCTTCCAGACCCAGAGGTTAAAGCTGCTAAACACTGTATGTCTACAAATGCAACGTTTTAATTAGTCCATAATAAATATTACAGTAAATTAAATTCAGCTTCttaacagtttttttttgttcacgGGGTTTGCTTGCATAACTTAACTTGATCGAGTAATTGAATGTATTGGTTTTCTTTTGGGCGAAGATTTCATAGTACCAGAAAGCCTGACATAACTTTTTCAGATTCATTGATAGCCTTTAATTGCTTGGCCCTCTCTATTATTGTCCAtgtcaaagaaaaatgaaagttcTTGATTTATTAATTAGAAACGGAGGATTTTGACCACGTAGCTTATATTAGATGGTATGAGtaccttaatttttattttcttttataacatATGTTGTTTGCTTCTGCAATGATCAATGACCATCTTTGTAAGAAGCTAGAGATCGAAGTCTGAAGCAAGAA contains:
- the LOC100797722 gene encoding uncharacterized protein, whose product is MVDLQTVCCMCGDVGFPDKLFRCNKCRNRFQHSYCSNYYGELPDIELCDWCHSEEKNLRHIGSNSKKPVSAGNEAGATHRSEYSGEKMIKQHDHHREESGSEKGKSPTPSPRPGTRRYKLLKDVMC